One genomic region from Biomphalaria glabrata chromosome 7, xgBioGlab47.1, whole genome shotgun sequence encodes:
- the LOC106063676 gene encoding cytochrome P450 3A24-like — translation MTMSSVIGVVEDFSNISLYLTLATVSVVLYWTYQQFAGTDNWTKYGVKHASMPMVQIKVGLQRLIQEHGDTVGFKRSKMTLVTRDLSILKEIMVKDFNNFTDRPISLNTRSLVKKGVFFLKGQDWRRVRHIITPSFSSGKLKTIFKTVEEKATVLTKVFEDFARKDELLPIKYVTGQYTSEIIARTAFGISSECLGKEDDEFTQYSKKLFKFQDSRFTLLLPFFQRFPWIQTLLVKFMGVHAFDGVARDADQYLDCVLRKSLAERLEAEQKGQRLPSDLLQSFINAKKAGDQAIIEDSKETQSSNDLNQSTELKTFNKTMTEDELVAQSILIIFAGFETTASTLQMCYYMLARHPDIQEKLFEEIESVVQSDVPTYEELSKLSYMEQVINETLRLYPPVSFISREAAETKTYGHVTIPKGASVFIPIFLILKDPKHFPDPENFDPERFNEENTTKRDPMAFIPFGYGPRLCIGMRLAYLEIKVALAISLRKVRFELNDRTEPKQGEEPTIRGLGILVPDKPFSLSVRLRH, via the exons ATGACAATGTCAAGCGTCATTGGTGTGGTCGAGGACTTCTCCAACATATCGCTGTACTTAACCCTGGCCACTGTCAGCGTAGTTCTTTACTGGACCTATCAGCAGTTTGCAGGCACAGACAACTGGACCAAGTATGGTGTCAAGCATGCCTCCATGCCCATGGTGCAAATCAA AGTCGGGCTACAGCGACTCATCCAGGAACACGGAGACACTGTGGGCTTCAAAAGGAGTAAAATGACTTTAGTGACCAGAGATTTGTCCATTCTGAAAGAGATAATGGTCAAAGACTTCAACAATTTTACTGACCGGCCCATAAGTTTAAACACACGTTCCCTAGTTAAAAAGGGAGTCTTCTTTCTGAAAGGACAAGACTGGAGGCGTGTCCGACATATTATTACTCCCTCCTTCAG CTCAGGCAAACTGAAAACTATATTCAAAACAGTTGAAGAGAAAGCCACGGTGCTGACCAAGGTCTTTGAAGACTTTGCCAGAAAGGATGAGCTGCTCCCAATCAAATACGTAACTGGCCAGTACACAAGTGAGATCATTGCTAGAACTGCTTTTGGTATCAGTTCCGAGTGTCTAGGAAAAGAAGATGACGAGTTTACCCAGTACagcaaaaaattgtttaaatttcaGGACAGTCGATTCACCCTTTTACTACCATTTTTTCAAAGGTTTCCCTGGATTCAAACTTTATTAGTGAAG TTCATGGGAGTCCACGCGTTTGATGGTGTAGCACGCGATGCTGACCAGTACCTCGACTGTGTATTGCGGAAGTCTCTTGCCGAAAGGTTAGAAGCAGAACAGAAAGGTCAGAGACTGCCATCAGATTTGCTTCAGAGTTTTATCAACGCCAAAAAAGCTGGTGATCAAGCTATCATTGAAG ATAGCAAAGAAACACAGTCTTCAAATGACTTAAACCAATCAACGGAGCTAAAGACTTTCAACAAAACAATGACTGAAGATGAGTTGGTAGCTCAGTCTATTTTGATCATTTTCGCTGGCTTCGAAACTACTGCTTCCACTTTACAGATGTGTTACTACATGCTGGCCAGACATCCTGATATACAG GAGAAACTGTTTGAAGAAATAGAGAGTGTAGTCCAGTCTGACGTCCCGACGTATGAAGAACTATCTAAACTGAGCTACATGGAACAAGTCATCAACGAAACTCTACGGCTCTATCCTCCAGTTAGTTTCATTTCCCGGGAGGCAGCTGAGACGAAAACTTACGGCCACGTCACAATTCCAAAAGGCGCGTCCGTTTTCATCCCCATTTTCTTAATCCTCAAGGATCCCAAACACTTTCCGGACCCGGAAAACTTCGACCCTGAAAGATTCAACGAAGAGAATACAACCAAACGAGATCCCATGGCCTTCATACCCTTTGGCTACGGCCCCAGGCTGTGCATCGGGATGAGGCTGGCTTATCTGGAGATCAAAGTGGCACTAGCCATCTCTCTCCGGAAAGTTCGTTTTGAGCTGAATGATAGGACAGAGCCAAAGCAAGGAGAGGAGCCAACAATCAGAGGTCTGGGAATCTTGGTGCCTGATAAACCTTTTAGTTTGAGTGTTAGGTTGAGAcattaa